DNA from Sulfitobacter albidus:
GGTCGCGGTAGCTCAGACTGTCGCCGCCCGATTTCAGCGCAATACGCTCGCCAAACCCCGCCAGACGTTGGGCAAGCGCTGTCGCGAAATCGACCTGCTCGAACGGGTGCCCGGCGGCGGGCGTGGGCCCGGTTTCCCACTGCGCCATTCGCGCGTTCTGCGCTGGGGTTAGCACCGACACCGACCCAAGCGGCGCCGAGCCGTCCGCGCAGAACGCCACAAAAAGCTTGCGGAAACTGGCAACAAAATCCTCGATCTCTCGGCGCTCGTAAATGTCGCTGCGGTATTCCCAAAGAAACGAGACCCGGTCGTCGTGGGTAAAGTGGCTGTCGCGGTTCACCACAAGGCAATCAAGATCAAATTTTGACGTGTTCGAGATCACAGTTTCGTCCTTGCGCCAGCTGAAACCGTCCACATCGGCCACCGGGATGGGTGCGTCATGAAAGCCCAGCAAGACGTTGAACAAGGGGTTTTGGCCGTTCATCCGCTCGGGATTGAGCGCCTCGACAAGGGTGCCAAAGGGCAGTTCCTGATGGGCATAGGCACCGTCAACCACGGCCTGCGTCGCCTTTGCGTGCGCGTCGAGCGTTTGCGCCCCGTCGATGTGCTGGCGCAAGACGATGGTGTTGACCAGCATGCCCAGAATATCGGGCGCGCCACGCCAGTCGCGGTTGGCAAAGGGCGCGCCGATAACCACATCGGTCTGCCCGGAATACTGCCACAAGACCACGTTCAGCACGGCGGTGGTAAAGGCAAAGGGCGTGATCCCCAGGCGCGCGCAGGCGGCCTCGCACGCGCTCCACTCCGCACGCGAAAAATCGAGCCGTACGTGCCCCCGGCAAATCCCGGCGCCGTGGACGCCTTGCCAAAGATCGCGACGGATTGCGGGGCGCCGTCCAGTTGGTCGCGCCAATAGTCAATCTGCGCCTGTGCTGCGGGGGAGGTCAGCCACGCCTGCTGCGTGAGCAGAAAGTCGGAATATTGCGCGGGCTGCGGCAGTGTGTAGTCAAAGGCGGGGTCGACGCGTTTATGATACCGGTTCAGCAGTTCTGCGGTGAACGCCGAGCCGCCCCAGCCGTCGTGTACGATGTGGTGTTCCTGGTGAATGAAGGCGTGCTCCGTCTCGCCAAAACTGACCAGCGCAAAATTGGCAAGCGGCAGCTTTCCGAGGTCCGGGATGCCAGGAAGGTGTTTGTCGATGATATCCTGCAGAACCGTCTCGCGGTCTTCGGGGGCGGTCCCGGCTGCATCGATGCGGGGAAACGAGACCGCATGCGCCGGGTGGATGCGCTGCACCGGTACGCCCGCGCGATCGTGGAATGTGGTGCGGTAGATTTCGTGGGCATCGAACAGATCCTGCAAGGCATCGTGCAGCGCGTCTATGTCGAGAGGGCCGCTGAAATGATGGACCGCCTCGGCAAGATACGCTTTGCTTTGCGGGTCTTGCCGGTGCAGATACCACGCGGTGTTTTGCTGGACCGACAGGGGCAGTTCGTCACCGCTGCGCTGATGGCGCATGATCTCGATCGGGGCGTCGCGGCCCTCGTCCAGCAGCGCGCGCAGCCCCGCAATTGTGGGGGCGGCGCGGAAATCCTTGACCGCAACGTGCCGTCCGGTTTGCGCCTCAAGCGCCGACAAAAGCCGCATTGCGCCGATCGAATTGCCGCCTTCGTGAAAGAAATTTGCCGTCTCGTCACAGTCGGGCCTGCGCAATTCGGCCAGAAAGGCCGCGCGGGCCGGATCGTCGCCGAGGTGCGCGTTCGGCTGCCCGAGTGCCTCCAGCAGCGCGTTGCGGTCGATTTTTTGATTGCGGGTCAGCGGCAGGCGCGGCAGCACGGTGAAAACGGAGGGCATATGCCCCGCCGGAAACGTATCTGAGATCGCCGTGCGGGCGGCAGCCTCGACCGTCTTGGGCGCGCCTTGTGACGCCACGAAGGCGGCCAGAAATTTCTGACCGTCCGGCCCCGGACAGGCAAGAACGGCGGCGGCCTCAATACCTGCGACAGCCACGAGGGTGCTTTCCAGTGCCAGTGTCTCGATCCGGGTGCCGTTCACCTTGGCCTGAAAATCGAAACGTCCGGCAAAGCGCAGCGCCCCTGTTTGCGGGTCCTGCCGAACGCGGTCGCCCGAATGATACCAGACAGACCCTTCTGCATCGGGCCGAAACCGCGCGCTGGTCTGCGCTGCGTTCTGGATATAGCCGGTGGCGATCCCGGGCCCGCCGATCAACAGTTCACGATCCTCCTTGCCGCCGATACGGACCCGCACATGATCCAGCGGGGTGCCCAGATCGACGGGCGCGCCCGGTGTGACGCGGTGCAGGCTGGTACAGATCGCGCCCTCTGTCGGCCCGTAGCCGTTGAAGGTGGGATAGATCGCAGCCCAGTCGTGGAACACCCGCTCCTCAAGTGTATCTCCCACGAATATGATCGCTTGCAGCGCGTAGCTTTTGCGCAGCGGCAGATAGGGGGCAACGGCGGCGGGCAGGATAAGATGCGTGACGGCGGCG
Protein-coding regions in this window:
- a CDS encoding AMP-binding protein, with the translated sequence MGTTQDTLPDSAEVAQLLRASDAPADRIALQCAQGALTYDALLTQARTLAAALHTRCGEAPHIGVAMTRGPDAFVAMLAILLAGGKCVPIDTSYPLAYQRRAFATAGCTLVLTDAPTDAFECPAHAFDTLAEARAARPLDQPRAGAPGFVLFTSGTTGTPKGVVLELAALIAATRSFGARTQVGAGSVVAQYAGLSFDASVLEFLLAFVHRATLNIVSAAARVEPETLAQELETAAVTHLILPAAVAPYLPLRKSYALQAIIFVGDTLEERVFHDWAAIYPTFNGYGPTEGAICTSLHRVTPGAPVDLGTPLDHVRVRIGGKEDRELLIGGPGIATGYIQNAAQTSARFRPDAEGSVWYHSGDRVRQDPQTGALRFAGRFDFQAKVNGTRIETLALESTLVAVAGIEAAAVLACPGPDGQKFLAAFVASQGAPKTVEAAARTAISDTFPAGHMPSVFTVLPRLPLTRNQKIDRNALLEALGQPNAHLGDDPARAAFLAELRRPDCDETANFFHEGGNSIGAMRLLSALEAQTGRHVAVKDFRAAPTIAGLRALLDEGRDAPIEIMRHQRSGDELPLSVQQNTAWYLHRQDPQSKAYLAEAVHHFSGPLDIDALHDALQDLFDAHEIYRTTFHDRAGVPVQRIHPAHAVSFPRIDAAGTAPEDRETVLQDIIDKHLPGIPDLGKLPLANFALVSFGETEHAFIHQEHHIVHDGWGGSAFTAELLNRYHKRVDPAFDYTLPQPAQYSDFLLTQQAWLTSPAAQAQIDYWRDQLDGAPQSVAIFGKASTAPGFAGGTYGSIFRVRSGARARPPARAWGSRPLPLPPPC